A portion of the Achromobacter sp. MFA1 R4 genome contains these proteins:
- a CDS encoding TenA family transcriptional regulator — protein MTFFEQLLDGTRQSRESLVTIPIIQDCLQGKVTLPAYAAFLREAYHHVSHTVPLMHACRARIPERLAWMRAEIDEYIEEETGHDAWILNDLRALGDDPDAVRRAGPGPQTEVMVAYAYDTISRRNPVGFFGMVHVLEGTSVTLALNAADQIQRALGLPASAFSYLRSHGTLDQAHTAHFAELMNRLDSAEDQSAVIHAANMFYRLYGAIFRALPRAQPQEEAA, from the coding sequence ATGACCTTTTTCGAACAATTGCTGGACGGCACACGGCAGAGCCGCGAGTCGCTGGTGACGATACCCATCATCCAGGACTGCCTGCAGGGCAAGGTCACCTTGCCCGCCTATGCCGCGTTCCTGCGCGAGGCCTATCACCATGTCAGCCACACCGTGCCGTTGATGCATGCCTGCCGGGCGCGGATTCCCGAGCGCCTGGCCTGGATGCGGGCGGAGATCGATGAATACATCGAAGAGGAAACCGGGCACGACGCCTGGATCCTGAACGACCTGCGCGCGCTGGGCGACGACCCCGATGCCGTCCGCCGCGCCGGGCCCGGTCCCCAGACGGAAGTCATGGTGGCCTACGCCTACGACACGATCTCGCGGCGCAATCCCGTCGGATTCTTCGGCATGGTGCACGTGCTGGAGGGCACCAGCGTGACGCTCGCGCTGAACGCGGCCGACCAGATCCAGCGCGCCCTGGGGTTGCCTGCCTCGGCGTTCAGCTACCTGCGCTCGCACGGCACCCTGGACCAGGCGCACACGGCGCACTTCGCCGAGTTGATGAACCGGCTGGACAGCGCCGAAGACCAGTCCGCCGTCATTCACGCCGCCAACATGTTCTATCGCCTGTACGGCGCGATTTTCCGCGCCTTGCCGCGCGCCCAGCCGCAAGAGGAGGCCGCATGA
- a CDS encoding SDR family oxidoreductase: MSPRDASVVLTGAAGGLGSAIAQRLFEEGARLLLVGRTPGPLLSLARALNGGAGDRSRVDALVVDVTTDEGRRAIIDAAAARRVNVLINNAAISAFGPAQDLNPEVARRIAETNIVAPMLLTAGMLPLLHSRERAQILNIGSTLGSLGVPGFAVYGASKAALRLYTEALRRELADSAIRVQYYAPRAIDTSFNTPQVQAFNSATGSASDSPQAVARCVARMLQSESRQRYAGTLEAIAARLNGICPEWLDGAFAKHRRALTSSKFPSGASS, encoded by the coding sequence ATGAGCCCCAGGGATGCTTCCGTCGTGCTGACCGGGGCCGCCGGCGGCCTGGGCAGCGCCATCGCCCAGCGGCTGTTCGAGGAGGGCGCCCGCCTGCTGCTGGTCGGCCGCACGCCCGGCCCCTTGCTGTCGCTGGCCCGGGCATTGAATGGCGGCGCGGGGGACCGGTCTCGCGTGGATGCCCTGGTCGTGGACGTGACCACCGACGAGGGCCGGCGCGCGATCATCGACGCCGCCGCGGCCCGGCGGGTCAATGTCCTGATCAACAACGCGGCCATTTCTGCGTTTGGCCCCGCGCAAGACCTGAATCCCGAGGTGGCGCGCCGCATCGCCGAGACCAACATCGTGGCGCCGATGTTGTTGACCGCCGGCATGTTGCCGCTTCTGCACAGCCGCGAACGGGCGCAGATACTGAACATCGGCTCGACATTGGGCAGCCTGGGTGTCCCCGGATTTGCGGTCTACGGCGCGAGCAAGGCGGCGTTGCGCCTCTACACCGAAGCGTTGCGCCGCGAACTTGCCGATTCCGCGATCCGCGTCCAGTACTACGCGCCGCGCGCCATCGACACCAGCTTCAACACGCCGCAGGTGCAGGCGTTCAACAGCGCGACCGGTTCGGCCAGCGACTCGCCGCAAGCCGTGGCCCGCTGCGTGGCGCGCATGCTGCAAAGCGAGTCGCGCCAGCGGTATGCGGGCACGCTGGAGGCGATTGCCGCCCGCCTCAACGGCATATGCCCCGAATGGCTTGACGGGGCGTTTGCCAAGCACCGCCGGGCGCTGACGTCCTCGAAATTTCCTTCCGGAGCCTCTTCATGA
- a CDS encoding tetratricopeptide repeat protein: protein MLASLAISFSAGAASPAPDLDEGIRALQTDWATIQYAVPADKRAARFEALSKQAHELTAQFSGRAEPHIWEGIVLSSWAGAKGGLGALGLAKQAKAEYETAIAIDSKALGGSALNSLGVLYYKVPGWPVGFGDNKKAEALLKQALAVNPDGIDANYFYADYLMYRNRKAEAIPYLEKALKAPPRPGRETADEGRRAEARALLDQAR, encoded by the coding sequence ATGCTCGCCAGCCTGGCGATCTCATTTTCCGCCGGCGCCGCCTCGCCCGCGCCCGATCTCGACGAGGGAATCCGGGCGCTGCAGACGGACTGGGCCACGATCCAGTACGCCGTCCCCGCAGACAAGCGCGCCGCGCGCTTCGAAGCGCTATCGAAGCAGGCGCACGAACTGACTGCCCAATTCTCCGGGCGTGCGGAACCGCACATCTGGGAGGGCATCGTCCTCAGCTCCTGGGCAGGCGCCAAGGGCGGGCTTGGAGCGCTTGGCCTGGCCAAGCAGGCCAAGGCCGAATACGAAACCGCCATTGCGATCGACAGCAAGGCCCTGGGCGGATCCGCGCTGAACAGCCTGGGCGTCCTGTACTACAAGGTGCCCGGCTGGCCGGTGGGGTTTGGCGACAACAAGAAGGCCGAGGCGCTGCTGAAACAGGCCCTGGCCGTGAATCCGGACGGCATCGACGCCAATTACTTCTATGCCGACTACCTGATGTACCGGAATCGCAAGGCCGAGGCGATCCCCTATCTGGAAAAGGCCTTGAAGGCGCCGCCGCGACCGGGCCGGGAAACGGCCGATGAGGGCCGCAGGGCCGAAGCGCGGGCCCTGCTGGACCAGGCCAGGTAG